A single region of the Salvelinus sp. IW2-2015 linkage group LG20, ASM291031v2, whole genome shotgun sequence genome encodes:
- the svilc gene encoding supervillin isoform X7 — translation MDTIENPALEPRSERIARYKAERRRELQERYGDMEELPSKWVRRDGTRMNSDGAPPSTDRILSGGVNGRAAGPEGGRRESNTPLESEPRRVSNGFEADTAADPTHLRSPDSGRAASSLDLAVKPGSEGGRRRTRRYHPGVSGGGRKTNERFRTQPITACEVQESGGLLEEGNAKADVKTDDRAKMSVAAKMSLFKELEKTAAPAASSFLKPRSGSATYERRVRRGNEHRSLTQPITCEEMVVATSSTPQPAESVEAQAVQAEAEAVEDDANSKLTMSEKLALFNKLSLPGNQGDAAPHAPPERRRQKGARYRTQPITVEEVSLLQKGPIQLPPLRLSPTLSDRQQEQSVNLRPSEVRQAQPRPGADVEPNTGPDPSQQGLQQRRDSDPGEIRGILRKSPSAGPERDGDIMREGRQQDQNGGGERGNGVEERRTERHDNVPVPRRERPASSAPWRQRNRNRRETVAVCGPDRPSSEQGHPQEERQTDSPGNTSGRDRLSDASREEERGSRVWSVGANPPRQHVQVTLADQRKEDSEISHDAPAVNPQCWDPVFSSVYSNSTPQYVMCYNQTSSSFEAQEVSSPTQTLSQPQWRQKHARPDEEEELPQASVSERMRTLQESEEQWKTRGRGAANDSAQYTVAGRMAKRGLVSPVSDIHETPPSRTKRPSTGATATACPYEEISSHPGMEVEEDTKLDKLDSIVDRLNTAPQDTPLEVTSVGVKEVMTPDDQETCGGFYREVSPHSPSALPAGAGAATGTDPEQDLSALCQTNTPMLTSEVAQHRRSVRPSRRTQGSRNPLRALAARDDIRQDFMGERVTMATVNTNRTQVEKMGKNSNMANSTLAGLASTEDFSNVDLRDVTSPESMTNNNNLPISNLMLIHIKGWHHVQVRLVEPTARSLNSGDCFLLVTPTHCILWSGEFANTTEKAKASELASLIQTQGDLGCRACGVIHLEEGVNTDNSLASDFWNLLGGKTQYRGAGAPEEDELYESGVVESNCLYRLVENRLVPHEQAWAAIPTVSLLGSTEALVFDFGSEVYLWHGKDVAPGDRSVAVLLAQQVWGGPYDYSNCRVNPLDPTHCNPSIQPQGERRPGWALFGCVSEHKETALFREKFLDWAGDKEETAAMVVEEAQTAMPVLPQQSPLPQQPQQQLESVSLCACDAKALVAGQGVAVPGDGVVPTVLEGLDVQRGYGVVPLEDGRQVELSTVAVDTWHIQEFEDSEAQLESPGQLHEGDTYLVRWTYTLSPADQSGEPGRECSAVFIWQGRHSSINGRGASALTSHEGTQVMVPQGQEPPCFLQLFQGGLVIHKGCRADTTNNTGVWRLFCVRGELPEEASLLEVDCSCGGLRSRGSLILLNSQQGALYLWHGCKAHASSREAGKRAVERLTRMCPPELGLSSDSPLRVQEVEEGAEPVEFGNAIGQQDRKAYDCMLQDPGKYNFTPRLFHLSTRSGNFQGEELQSPARLPGVVMAMPFVQESLYFVPQPALFLLDNCMELYLWQAGEPEDSETAGSACIRWANERRCAMQTVLQYCKERNPRRPLQAYLIQDGAEPLTFTNVFPRWEKRPTPTTQGEAGRVKLTLVQDALAQLSKTQYPLEELLQTPLPEGVDPQRLEIYLSDHDFQTILEMKRDEYDSLPNWKQISLKKSKGLC, via the exons CTCAGACGGCGCACCTCCCTCCACAGACAGGATCCTCTCTGGGGGGGTGAACGGCAGAGCGGCGGGGCCGGAGGGGGGCAGGAGGGAGAGCAACACCCCTCTGGAGTCAGAACCGAGGAGAGTCTCCAATGGCTTTGAGGCAGACACTGCTgcagacccaacacacctccgaaG TCCTGACAGTGGCCGTGCGGCCTCTTCCCTTGACCTAGCTGTAAAGCCGGGCTCAGAGGGGGGACGGCGGCGCACCCGTCGCTACCACCCTGGGGTGTCAGGTGGGGGCCGCAAAACCAACGAGCGCTTCAGGACACAGCCGATCACAGCCTGTGAGGTGCAGGAGAGCGGCGG GCTGCTAGAAGAGGGGAATGCTAAAG ctgatGTGAAGACAGATGACAGAGCCAAGATGAGTGTGGCGGCCAAGATGTCTTTGTTTAAA GAGCTAGAGAAGACTGCAGCCCCCGCGGCCTCCTCCTTTCTGAAGCCTCGCTCTGGCAGCGCCACGTATGAACGCAGAGTACGCCGCGGCAACGAGCACCGCTCACTCACTCAGCCAATYACCTGTGAGGAGATGGTGGTGGCCACCAG CAGCACCCCCCAGCCAGCGGAGTCAGTCGAGGCCCAGGCTGTGCAGGCCGAGGCGGAGGCGGTGGAGGACGATGCGAACAGTAAGCTGACTATGAGTGAGAAGCTGGCTCTGTTCAACAAGCTGTCCCTGCCAGGGAACCAGGGGGATGCTGCTCCCCATGCCCCCCCAGAGAGACGCAGGCAGAAGGGGGCACGCTACCGCACACAGCCCATCACCGTGGAGGAGGTCAGCCTG CTCCAGAAAGGCCCCATCCAGCTGCCCCCGCTGCGCCTGTCCCCCACCCTCTCCGACCGGCAGCAGGAGCAGTCCGTCAACCTGAGGCCCAGTGAGGTGCGTCAGGCCCAGCCTCGACCCGGGGCCGATGTGGAGCCTAACACAGGACCTGACCCGTCCCAGCAGGGCCTGCAGCAGCGCAGGGACTCTGACCCAGGAGAGATCAGAGGCATCCTGAGGAAGAGCCCCTCTGCAGGACCAGAACGGGACGGAGACATTATGAGGGAGGGCAGACAGCAGGACCAGAATGGAGGCGGGGAGAGGGGGAAtggggtggaagagaggaggacagagagacatgaTAATGTACCAGTGCCTCGTAGAGAGAGACCAGCCTCCTCTGCCCCCTGGAGAcagaggaacaggaacaggagggAGACAGTGGCCGTGTGTGGCCCAGACAGGCCATCCTCAGAACAGGGTCACCCCcaggaggagaggcagacggacTCCCCTGGGAACACCTCTGGGAGAGACAG GTTGTCAGATGCttccagggaggaggagagagggagcagggtaTGGAGTGTTGGGGCCAACCCTCCTAGACAACACGTCCAGGTGACCTTGGCGGACCAGAGGAAG GAAGACAGTGAGATCTCCCATGATGCACCAGCTGTCAACCCTCAGTGCTGG gATCCTGTCTTTTCCTCTGTCTATTCYAACAGTACACCTCAATATGTCATGTGTTACaatcag acCAGCTCTTCCTTTGAGGCCCAGGAGGTATCCTCTCCTACCCAGACCCTCTCTCAGCCCCAATGGAGACAGAAg CACGCTAGaccagacgaagaggaggagctgcCACAGGCGTCGGTGTCTGAGCGCATGAGAACCCTACAGGAGAGCGAGGAGCAGTGGAAGACCAGAGGGAGAGGGGCCGCCAACGACTCAGCCCAGTACACTGTGGCCGGACGCATGGCGAAAAGAG GTTTGGTGTCCCCTGTATCGGACATACACGAGACCCCTCCATCTCGCACTAAGAGACCCTCCACAGGAGCCACAGCAACAGCATGCCCATATGAAG AGATCTCCAGTCACCCTGGGATGGAGGTGGAAGAGGACACAAAGCTGGACAAACTGGATTCCATTGTGGACAGGCTGAATA ccGCTCCCCAGGACACGCCCCTGGAGGTGACCTCAGTGGGGGTGAAGGAGGTCATGACCCCTGATGACCAGGAGACGTGTGGTGGTTTCTACAGGGAGGTGTCTCCCCACTCACCCTCTGCCCTCCCTGCTGGGGCTGGAGCTGCCACTGGAACGGACCCAGAACAGGACCTAAGTGCCCTCTGCCAGACCAACACACCCAt gctgacATCAGAAGTAGCGCAGCACAGGCGGTCGGTGCGTCCGTCCCGTAGGACCCAGGGCTCCCGGAACCCTCTGCGTGCTCTGGCGGCCCGCGATGACATCAGACAGGACTTCATGGGAGAGAGAGTCACCATGGCTACCGTGAACACTAACAGGACACAAGTGGAGAAGA TGGGCAAGAATTCCAACATGGCTAACTCAACTCTAGCAGGTCTGGCCAGTACAGAGGACTTCAGTAACGTCGATCTGCGCGATGTCacttccccagagtcaatgaCGAACAACAACAACCTGCCCATCAGCAACCTCATGCTCATTCACATCAAAG GTTGGCATCATGTGCAAGTGCGTCTGGTGGAGcccacagccaggtctctgaacaGTGGAGACTGCTTCCTGCTGGTCACACCCACTCACTGCATCCTCTGGAGCGGAGAGTTCGCCAACACAACAGAGAAAGCCAAG GCGTCAGAGCTGGCATCGTTGATCCAGACCCAGGGGGATCTGGGCTGCCGGGCCTGTGGGGTCATCCACCTAGAGGAGGGGGTCAATACTGACAACAGCCTGGCCTCTGACTTCTGGAACCTTCTGGGAGGAAAGACACAATACAGAG GGGCGGGAGCTCCAGAAGAGGATGAGCTGTATGAGAGTGGGGTGGTGGAGTCTAACTGTTTGTACAGGCTGGTGGAGAACAGACTGGTGCCTCATGAGCAGGCCTGGGCAGCCATCCCYACTGTCTCCCTACTGGGATCCACTGAG gCCCTGGTGTTTGACTTTGGCAGCGAGGTGTACCTGTGGCATGGGAAGGATGTTGCCCCTGGCGACAGGAGTGTGGCTGTACTGCTGGCCCAGCAGGTGTGGGGCGGTCCCTACGACTACAGCAACTGTAGGGTCAACCCACTGGACCCCACACATTGCAACCCCAGCATACAGCC GCAAGGTGAAAGACGGCCCGGCTGGGCTCTGTTTGGCTGTGTCTCTGAGCACAAGGAGACAGCCCTCTTCAGGGAGAAGTTTCTGGACTGGGCTGGAGATAAGGAGGAGACCGCTGCAATGGTGGTGGAGGAGGCACAG ACTGCCATGCCAGTGTTGCCCCAGCAGAGCCCCCTGCCCCAGCAGCCCCAGCAGCAGTTagagtctgtgtctctgtgtgcgtgtgatgCCAAGGCACTGGTGGCAGGGCAGGGGGTGGCGGTGCCAGGGGACGGGGTGGTCCCTACAGTCCTGGAGGGGTTGGACGTTCAGAGGGGGTATGGTGTCGTACCCCTGGAGGACGGGCGGCAGGTGGAGCTGAGCACTGTTGCCGTGGATACCTGGCACATTCAGGAGTTTGAGGACAGCGAGGCCCAGCTGGAGAGCCCAGGGCAGCTGCATGAAGGAGACACATACCTGGTCCGCTGGACCTATACTCTCAGCCCAGCGGATCAAAGCGGGGAGCCTGGGAGGGAGTGCTCTGCTGTCTTCATCTGGCAGGGCCGGCACTCCAGTATCAATGGGCGAGGCGCGTCTGCACTCACGAGTCATGAGGGAACACAG GTGATGGTGCCTCAGGGGCAGGAGCCTCCATGTTTCCTTCAGCTTTTCCAGGGAGGTCTGGTCATCCACAAAGGCTGCCGAGCGGacaccaccaacaacacag GAGTCTGGCGTCTGTTCTGTGTGCGTGGGGAGCTGCCTGAGGAGGCCAGTCTGTTGGAGGTGGACTGTAGCTGTGGCGGCCTGCGCTCCCGAGGTTCTCTCATACTGCTCAACAGTCAACAGGGGGCGCTCTACCTGTGGCATGGCTGTAAGGCCCACGCCAGCTCCCGGGAGGCRGGCAAGAGGGCTGTGGAGCGACTCACTCGGAT gTGCCCTCCTGAACTGGGCCTCAGCAGTGATAGCCCTTTGAGGGTGCAGGAAGTGGAGGAAGGGGCGGAGCCTGTGGAGTTTGGGAACGCTATTGGGCAGCAGGACAGGAAGGCCTATGACTGCATGCTACAAG ATCCAGGGAAGTATAACTTCACGCCACGCCTCTTCCATCTGAGCACCCGTTCCGGAAACTTCCAGGGGGAGGAGCTGCAGAGCCCTGCCCGGTTGCCAGGGGTTGTCATGGCAATGCCCTTTGTCCAGGAGAGCCTGTACTTTGTGCCACAGCCAG ccctgttcctgcTGGATAACTGTATGGAGCTGTATCTGTGGCAGGCAGGTGAACCTGAGGACAGTGAGACCGCTGGCTCAGCCTGTATCCGCTGGGCTAACGAGAGAAGGTGTGCCATGCAGACAGTGCTCCAGTACTGCAAAG AGAGGAACCCGAGGCGCCCCCTTCAGGCCTACCTCATCCAGGACGGAGCAGAACCCCTCACCTTCACCAACGTTTTCCCCCGCTGGGAGAAGAgacccacacccaccacacag GGGGAGGCCGGGCGGGTCAAGCTGACCTTGGTGCAGGACGCCCTGGCCCAGCTCAGTAAGACCCAGTACCCCCTAGAGGAGCTGCTGCAGACCCCTCTGCCAGAGGGAGTGGACCCCCAGCGCCTGGAGATATACCTCTCCGACCACGACTTCCAG ACTATTttggagatgaagagagatgagTATGACTCCCTCCCAAACTGGAAACAAATCAGCCTGAAAAAAAGCAAAGGACTCTGTTGA
- the svilc gene encoding supervillin isoform X3: MDTIENPALEPRSERIARYKAERRRELQERYGDMEELPSKWVRRDGTRMNSDGAPPSTDRILSGGVNGRAAGPEGGRRESNTPLESEPRRVSNGFEADTAADPTHLRRQCSSGSAGMLSGGEPLAPPGPPGPDAAQLQTRVSVGQLRSALLQQTGTGTQPEKVPDSGRAASSLDLAVKPGSEGGRRRTRRYHPGVSGGGRKTNERFRTQPITACEVQESGGLLEEGNAKADVKTDDRAKMSVAAKMSLFKELEKTAAPAASSFLKPRSGSATYERRVRRGNEHRSLTQPITCEEMVVATSSTPQPAESVEAQAVQAEAEAVEDDANSKLTMSEKLALFNKLSLPGNQGDAAPHAPPERRRQKGARYRTQPITVEEVSLLQKGPIQLPPLRLSPTLSDRQQEQSVNLRPSEVRQAQPRPGADVEPNTGPDPSQQGLQQRRDSDPGEIRGILRKSPSAGPERDGDIMREGRQQDQNGGGERGNGVEERRTERHDNVPVPRRERPASSAPWRQRNRNRRETVAVCGPDRPSSEQGHPQEERQTDSPGNTSGRDRLSDASREEERGSRVWSVGANPPRQHVQVTLADQRKEDSEISHDAPAVNPQCWDPVFSSVYSNSTPQYVMCYNQTSSSFEAQEVSSPTQTLSQPQWRQKHARPDEEEELPQASVSERMRTLQESEEQWKTRGRGAANDSAQYTVAGRMAKRGLVSPVSDIHETPPSRTKRPSTGATATACPYEEISSHPGMEVEEDTKLDKLDSIVDRLNTAPQDTPLEVTSVGVKEVMTPDDQETCGGFYREVSPHSPSALPAGAGAATGTDPEQDLSALCQTNTPMLTSEVAQHRRSVRPSRRTQGSRNPLRALAARDDIRQDFMGERVTMATVNTNRTQVEKTGLASTEDFSNVDLRDVTSPESMTNNNNLPISNLMLIHIKGWHHVQVRLVEPTARSLNSGDCFLLVTPTHCILWSGEFANTTEKAKASELASLIQTQGDLGCRACGVIHLEEGVNTDNSLASDFWNLLGGKTQYRGAGAPEEDELYESGVVESNCLYRLVENRLVPHEQAWAAIPTVSLLGSTEALVFDFGSEVYLWHGKDVAPGDRSVAVLLAQQVWGGPYDYSNCRVNPLDPTHCNPSIQPQGERRPGWALFGCVSEHKETALFREKFLDWAGDKEETAAMVVEEAQTAMPVLPQQSPLPQQPQQQLESVSLCACDAKALVAGQGVAVPGDGVVPTVLEGLDVQRGYGVVPLEDGRQVELSTVAVDTWHIQEFEDSEAQLESPGQLHEGDTYLVRWTYTLSPADQSGEPGRECSAVFIWQGRHSSINGRGASALTSHEGTQVMVPQGQEPPCFLQLFQGGLVIHKGCRADTTNNTGVWRLFCVRGELPEEASLLEVDCSCGGLRSRGSLILLNSQQGALYLWHGCKAHASSREAGKRAVERLTRMCPPELGLSSDSPLRVQEVEEGAEPVEFGNAIGQQDRKAYDCMLQDPGKYNFTPRLFHLSTRSGNFQGEELQSPARLPGVVMAMPFVQESLYFVPQPALFLLDNCMELYLWQAGEPEDSETAGSACIRWANERRCAMQTVLQYCKERNPRRPLQAYLIQDGAEPLTFTNVFPRWEKRPTPTTQGEAGRVKLTLVQDALAQLSKTQYPLEELLQTPLPEGVDPQRLEIYLSDHDFQTILEMKRDEYDSLPNWKQISLKKSKGLC, translated from the exons CTCAGACGGCGCACCTCCCTCCACAGACAGGATCCTCTCTGGGGGGGTGAACGGCAGAGCGGCGGGGCCGGAGGGGGGCAGGAGGGAGAGCAACACCCCTCTGGAGTCAGAACCGAGGAGAGTCTCCAATGGCTTTGAGGCAGACACTGCTgcagacccaacacacctccgaaG GCAGTGTTCTTCTGGCTCTGCCGGCATGTTGAGTGGGGGGGAGCCCCTAGCTCCCCCAGGCCCCCCTGGACCCGACGCGGCCCAGCTGCAAACGCGGGTGTCGGTGGGCCAGTTGAGGAGTGCCCTGCTGCAGCAGACCGGGACTGGAACACAGCCTGAGAAAGT TCCTGACAGTGGCCGTGCGGCCTCTTCCCTTGACCTAGCTGTAAAGCCGGGCTCAGAGGGGGGACGGCGGCGCACCCGTCGCTACCACCCTGGGGTGTCAGGTGGGGGCCGCAAAACCAACGAGCGCTTCAGGACACAGCCGATCACAGCCTGTGAGGTGCAGGAGAGCGGCGG GCTGCTAGAAGAGGGGAATGCTAAAG ctgatGTGAAGACAGATGACAGAGCCAAGATGAGTGTGGCGGCCAAGATGTCTTTGTTTAAA GAGCTAGAGAAGACTGCAGCCCCCGCGGCCTCCTCCTTTCTGAAGCCTCGCTCTGGCAGCGCCACGTATGAACGCAGAGTACGCCGCGGCAACGAGCACCGCTCACTCACTCAGCCAATYACCTGTGAGGAGATGGTGGTGGCCACCAG CAGCACCCCCCAGCCAGCGGAGTCAGTCGAGGCCCAGGCTGTGCAGGCCGAGGCGGAGGCGGTGGAGGACGATGCGAACAGTAAGCTGACTATGAGTGAGAAGCTGGCTCTGTTCAACAAGCTGTCCCTGCCAGGGAACCAGGGGGATGCTGCTCCCCATGCCCCCCCAGAGAGACGCAGGCAGAAGGGGGCACGCTACCGCACACAGCCCATCACCGTGGAGGAGGTCAGCCTG CTCCAGAAAGGCCCCATCCAGCTGCCCCCGCTGCGCCTGTCCCCCACCCTCTCCGACCGGCAGCAGGAGCAGTCCGTCAACCTGAGGCCCAGTGAGGTGCGTCAGGCCCAGCCTCGACCCGGGGCCGATGTGGAGCCTAACACAGGACCTGACCCGTCCCAGCAGGGCCTGCAGCAGCGCAGGGACTCTGACCCAGGAGAGATCAGAGGCATCCTGAGGAAGAGCCCCTCTGCAGGACCAGAACGGGACGGAGACATTATGAGGGAGGGCAGACAGCAGGACCAGAATGGAGGCGGGGAGAGGGGGAAtggggtggaagagaggaggacagagagacatgaTAATGTACCAGTGCCTCGTAGAGAGAGACCAGCCTCCTCTGCCCCCTGGAGAcagaggaacaggaacaggagggAGACAGTGGCCGTGTGTGGCCCAGACAGGCCATCCTCAGAACAGGGTCACCCCcaggaggagaggcagacggacTCCCCTGGGAACACCTCTGGGAGAGACAG GTTGTCAGATGCttccagggaggaggagagagggagcagggtaTGGAGTGTTGGGGCCAACCCTCCTAGACAACACGTCCAGGTGACCTTGGCGGACCAGAGGAAG GAAGACAGTGAGATCTCCCATGATGCACCAGCTGTCAACCCTCAGTGCTGG gATCCTGTCTTTTCCTCTGTCTATTCYAACAGTACACCTCAATATGTCATGTGTTACaatcag acCAGCTCTTCCTTTGAGGCCCAGGAGGTATCCTCTCCTACCCAGACCCTCTCTCAGCCCCAATGGAGACAGAAg CACGCTAGaccagacgaagaggaggagctgcCACAGGCGTCGGTGTCTGAGCGCATGAGAACCCTACAGGAGAGCGAGGAGCAGTGGAAGACCAGAGGGAGAGGGGCCGCCAACGACTCAGCCCAGTACACTGTGGCCGGACGCATGGCGAAAAGAG GTTTGGTGTCCCCTGTATCGGACATACACGAGACCCCTCCATCTCGCACTAAGAGACCCTCCACAGGAGCCACAGCAACAGCATGCCCATATGAAG AGATCTCCAGTCACCCTGGGATGGAGGTGGAAGAGGACACAAAGCTGGACAAACTGGATTCCATTGTGGACAGGCTGAATA ccGCTCCCCAGGACACGCCCCTGGAGGTGACCTCAGTGGGGGTGAAGGAGGTCATGACCCCTGATGACCAGGAGACGTGTGGTGGTTTCTACAGGGAGGTGTCTCCCCACTCACCCTCTGCCCTCCCTGCTGGGGCTGGAGCTGCCACTGGAACGGACCCAGAACAGGACCTAAGTGCCCTCTGCCAGACCAACACACCCAt gctgacATCAGAAGTAGCGCAGCACAGGCGGTCGGTGCGTCCGTCCCGTAGGACCCAGGGCTCCCGGAACCCTCTGCGTGCTCTGGCGGCCCGCGATGACATCAGACAGGACTTCATGGGAGAGAGAGTCACCATGGCTACCGTGAACACTAACAGGACACAAGTGGAGAAGA CAGGTCTGGCCAGTACAGAGGACTTCAGTAACGTCGATCTGCGCGATGTCacttccccagagtcaatgaCGAACAACAACAACCTGCCCATCAGCAACCTCATGCTCATTCACATCAAAG GTTGGCATCATGTGCAAGTGCGTCTGGTGGAGcccacagccaggtctctgaacaGTGGAGACTGCTTCCTGCTGGTCACACCCACTCACTGCATCCTCTGGAGCGGAGAGTTCGCCAACACAACAGAGAAAGCCAAG GCGTCAGAGCTGGCATCGTTGATCCAGACCCAGGGGGATCTGGGCTGCCGGGCCTGTGGGGTCATCCACCTAGAGGAGGGGGTCAATACTGACAACAGCCTGGCCTCTGACTTCTGGAACCTTCTGGGAGGAAAGACACAATACAGAG GGGCGGGAGCTCCAGAAGAGGATGAGCTGTATGAGAGTGGGGTGGTGGAGTCTAACTGTTTGTACAGGCTGGTGGAGAACAGACTGGTGCCTCATGAGCAGGCCTGGGCAGCCATCCCYACTGTCTCCCTACTGGGATCCACTGAG gCCCTGGTGTTTGACTTTGGCAGCGAGGTGTACCTGTGGCATGGGAAGGATGTTGCCCCTGGCGACAGGAGTGTGGCTGTACTGCTGGCCCAGCAGGTGTGGGGCGGTCCCTACGACTACAGCAACTGTAGGGTCAACCCACTGGACCCCACACATTGCAACCCCAGCATACAGCC GCAAGGTGAAAGACGGCCCGGCTGGGCTCTGTTTGGCTGTGTCTCTGAGCACAAGGAGACAGCCCTCTTCAGGGAGAAGTTTCTGGACTGGGCTGGAGATAAGGAGGAGACCGCTGCAATGGTGGTGGAGGAGGCACAG ACTGCCATGCCAGTGTTGCCCCAGCAGAGCCCCCTGCCCCAGCAGCCCCAGCAGCAGTTagagtctgtgtctctgtgtgcgtgtgatgCCAAGGCACTGGTGGCAGGGCAGGGGGTGGCGGTGCCAGGGGACGGGGTGGTCCCTACAGTCCTGGAGGGGTTGGACGTTCAGAGGGGGTATGGTGTCGTACCCCTGGAGGACGGGCGGCAGGTGGAGCTGAGCACTGTTGCCGTGGATACCTGGCACATTCAGGAGTTTGAGGACAGCGAGGCCCAGCTGGAGAGCCCAGGGCAGCTGCATGAAGGAGACACATACCTGGTCCGCTGGACCTATACTCTCAGCCCAGCGGATCAAAGCGGGGAGCCTGGGAGGGAGTGCTCTGCTGTCTTCATCTGGCAGGGCCGGCACTCCAGTATCAATGGGCGAGGCGCGTCTGCACTCACGAGTCATGAGGGAACACAG GTGATGGTGCCTCAGGGGCAGGAGCCTCCATGTTTCCTTCAGCTTTTCCAGGGAGGTCTGGTCATCCACAAAGGCTGCCGAGCGGacaccaccaacaacacag GAGTCTGGCGTCTGTTCTGTGTGCGTGGGGAGCTGCCTGAGGAGGCCAGTCTGTTGGAGGTGGACTGTAGCTGTGGCGGCCTGCGCTCCCGAGGTTCTCTCATACTGCTCAACAGTCAACAGGGGGCGCTCTACCTGTGGCATGGCTGTAAGGCCCACGCCAGCTCCCGGGAGGCRGGCAAGAGGGCTGTGGAGCGACTCACTCGGAT gTGCCCTCCTGAACTGGGCCTCAGCAGTGATAGCCCTTTGAGGGTGCAGGAAGTGGAGGAAGGGGCGGAGCCTGTGGAGTTTGGGAACGCTATTGGGCAGCAGGACAGGAAGGCCTATGACTGCATGCTACAAG ATCCAGGGAAGTATAACTTCACGCCACGCCTCTTCCATCTGAGCACCCGTTCCGGAAACTTCCAGGGGGAGGAGCTGCAGAGCCCTGCCCGGTTGCCAGGGGTTGTCATGGCAATGCCCTTTGTCCAGGAGAGCCTGTACTTTGTGCCACAGCCAG ccctgttcctgcTGGATAACTGTATGGAGCTGTATCTGTGGCAGGCAGGTGAACCTGAGGACAGTGAGACCGCTGGCTCAGCCTGTATCCGCTGGGCTAACGAGAGAAGGTGTGCCATGCAGACAGTGCTCCAGTACTGCAAAG AGAGGAACCCGAGGCGCCCCCTTCAGGCCTACCTCATCCAGGACGGAGCAGAACCCCTCACCTTCACCAACGTTTTCCCCCGCTGGGAGAAGAgacccacacccaccacacag GGGGAGGCCGGGCGGGTCAAGCTGACCTTGGTGCAGGACGCCCTGGCCCAGCTCAGTAAGACCCAGTACCCCCTAGAGGAGCTGCTGCAGACCCCTCTGCCAGAGGGAGTGGACCCCCAGCGCCTGGAGATATACCTCTCCGACCACGACTTCCAG ACTATTttggagatgaagagagatgagTATGACTCCCTCCCAAACTGGAAACAAATCAGCCTGAAAAAAAGCAAAGGACTCTGTTGA